GTGTAATTTAAAAAAAAGGGGGAGTTACAACTTTGATGCAGTTGATTTCCGGTGTCACATAGACAAAAAGGTAGGGCGGGTGCGTCCCCGTCGCACCGTGCCGTAGCCTTGCGCGAAGGCAGGCACCGCCGCCGAACGTCCCGGAAATACACGGCACTGCGAGGACGCAGTCGCCCTACCCATCTTGGGTTCAAGAAAAATTGGATTGAGCCGTTCGGTTTAGCAAAAGGCCGGACACTCCCCGCAGATAAAATTGCACCCTAAAGCAATCTCTTAAAAGTATCGCTGGCAATTTGTACATCCTCCTTCTAAGGTTAAAAAATTGAACTACCATGAATAAGCGTACCTTCATTAAACGGATAGCCTTGATGGGATTGACTGCTCCGGTGTTTTCCCAGTTGGAAAGCATACTTGGAGCTTTCGAACACCTTCCCTCGGAAAAGTTGGCCAAGAATAACGATTTCTGGGCGAAGATTCGAGCTACCTACAAACTCAAGCCCGACTACATCAATCTGGAAAGCGGTTTCTACTGCATACAACCGGAAGAAACGTTGGAGCATTTTATAGAGCATGTCCGCGAAGTGAACTACCAAGGCTCGTACTACATGCGGAATTTTCGGATCGAGAATAAGGCCAGAATAACGGCGAAGCTGGCTGAAATGGCAGGCTGCGGAGCCGATGAATTGATCATTACGAGAAACGCCACTGAATCCTTGGATACGGTCATTGGAGGGTATGATTGGAAAGCGGGAGACGAAGCGGTCTACGCAAACCAGGACTACGGCGCCATGCGGAACATGTTTGAGCTCGTAGAAAAGAGATACGGTGTGGTGAGGAGGGTCATCGATGTTCCCATGCATCCTAAGTCGGACGAAGAAATCGTCGAAGCCTATGCTGCGGCGATTACACCAAAAACTCGTTTATTGATGGTGTGTCACATCATCAACATTACCGGCCACATCCTTCCTATCCGAAAAATCTGCGATATGGCCCACTCTAAAGGAGTCGATGTGATGGTGGATGGAGCGCATGCCTTCGGTCATTTCAATTTCTCAATAAGCGACTTCAATTGCGATTACTACGGAACCAGTCTTCACAAATGGCTAAGTGTCCCACTTGGCGCAGGCTTCTTGTATGTGAAGAAAAAGAACGTCCATAAGATCTGGCCTGTGTTTGCCGATCAACCCAGGGAAGATGACGACATCCTTAAACTCAATCATACAGGTACCCATCCTGCGCATACCGACCTGGCGATTGCCAACGCCATCGACTATCATAACAGGATCGGAGGAGACCGCAAAGAGGCCCGCTTGCGCTACATTCAAAACTATTGGACGGATAAAGCCCGCAAAATGGATCATGTTATCATGAATACTCCCAAGGAGCGACATCGCTCCTGCGGAATCGCCACCGTCGGAATCAAAGGCATGGATCCAGTGGAGATGGCCACAACCTTATTGGAAAAACACAAGATCTGGACCGTGGGAATAAATGGAAGCGGTGTTAATGGCTGTCGCATTTCCCCGAATGTATTTACCACTACGGATGAACTGGATGTTTTTGTTGAAGCGCTGAAGAGCATGGGTTAATTGTTAAAAGTGCACTTTTTTGTGCTGAGTTACTAAGGCAATTTGGCTACCTTGTTAATAAACAGGTAGGGCCAGAGCGTCCCCGCTCTGCCGCCGAACATTCAATAATTACACGGCACTGCGAGGACGCAGTCGCCCTACCATAATATAGCATTAGGACATTTTACACTTGGTCTTAGCGAACGACTCTATTGATTGAGGGTATGTTCTCCTTTCAAAAGTCCGTTCTTCCCCTAATCAGTTTCCTATCCCTGACAATTGCTCTGTCAGCAGCAAAGCCGAATGTAGTCTACGTGCTCGCCGACGATTTGGGTTGGGGTGATTTGAGTTGCTTCAACCAGGAATCCAAAATCCATACCCCTCACCTGGATCGAATCGCAGCTGCCGGTATGCGCTTTACCGATGCCCATTCGGGATCAGGAGTTTGCACGCCTACCCGTTATGGAATCGTCACCGGGCGTTACAGCTGGCGTAGTCGCCTGAAACGAGGAGTATTGGGCGGAGCCTCTACGCATTTAATCAATACGGATCGTTACACCGTGGCGGACCTGATGAAAGACCAAGGTTACCACACGGCCATGATTGGAAAATGGCACCTGGGTTGGGACTTTGCGTATAGCAAAGGCGGTCCCAATGATCAGTACAATCTTAAGACCAACGATGTCATCGATTACAACAAACCGGTTAAAAATGGACCAGATGCGTTAGGATTTGATTATTATTACGGTCACTGTGGTTCTTTGGATATGGCACCTTATGTGTACGTGGAAAACGGCAAGATCACCGCCCCGCCTGATCGCATAACTGTGAATCAAGACTACAAAGGCTTCTGGCGTGAGGGTCTTACCGGGTCGGACTTTAATCACACCCAGACAACACCCAATTTTGTGAATCGCGCGATCAACTATATCGACAAACAATCTCAAACCAAGCAACCGTTTTTCCTCTATTTACCTCTACCGAGTCCACACACACCGATTCTCCCGATCTCCGAGTTCATGGGAAAAAGTAACACCAATTTTTATGGCGATTTTGTCATGCAGGTGGATTGGCATATGGGACAAATCATGGAAGCGCTTGAACGCAATGGGATCGCCGAAGACACAC
The sequence above is drawn from the Verrucomicrobiota bacterium genome and encodes:
- a CDS encoding arylsulfatase; translation: MFSFQKSVLPLISFLSLTIALSAAKPNVVYVLADDLGWGDLSCFNQESKIHTPHLDRIAAAGMRFTDAHSGSGVCTPTRYGIVTGRYSWRSRLKRGVLGGASTHLINTDRYTVADLMKDQGYHTAMIGKWHLGWDFAYSKGGPNDQYNLKTNDVIDYNKPVKNGPDALGFDYYYGHCGSLDMAPYVYVENGKITAPPDRITVNQDYKGFWREGLTGSDFNHTQTTPNFVNRAINYIDKQSQTKQPFFLYLPLPSPHTPILPISEFMGKSNTNFYGDFVMQVDWHMGQIMEALERNGIAEDTLFIFTSDNGCSPRAVFEELDAVGHKPGGIFRGNKADIYEAGHRVPFIAHWPKGFKGGSSSEATVCLTDLFATLAEITGAKVPKNAAEDSVSFYDSLKGNTKQHREATVHHSINGSFAIRKGDWKLVLCPGSGGWSYPTPNETKDLDLPPIQLFNLRSDPSETTNVYSANHDKVRELYRLLTSYVENGRSTPGPKQSNEENTPFDPAGFEKLKAELNL
- a CDS encoding aminotransferase class V-fold PLP-dependent enzyme — its product is MNKRTFIKRIALMGLTAPVFSQLESILGAFEHLPSEKLAKNNDFWAKIRATYKLKPDYINLESGFYCIQPEETLEHFIEHVREVNYQGSYYMRNFRIENKARITAKLAEMAGCGADELIITRNATESLDTVIGGYDWKAGDEAVYANQDYGAMRNMFELVEKRYGVVRRVIDVPMHPKSDEEIVEAYAAAITPKTRLLMVCHIINITGHILPIRKICDMAHSKGVDVMVDGAHAFGHFNFSISDFNCDYYGTSLHKWLSVPLGAGFLYVKKKNVHKIWPVFADQPREDDDILKLNHTGTHPAHTDLAIANAIDYHNRIGGDRKEARLRYIQNYWTDKARKMDHVIMNTPKERHRSCGIATVGIKGMDPVEMATTLLEKHKIWTVGINGSGVNGCRISPNVFTTTDELDVFVEALKSMG